A genomic segment from Meiothermus sp. Pnk-1 encodes:
- a CDS encoding branched-chain amino acid ABC transporter permease, protein MELLLQTLINGVLAAGIYALVASGLALAVGVVGIVNFAHGEFLMIGAFVSYWMFSYFGLDPLLSLGIAALVVFLVGAASYYGLIRPVLAAPELNQMLLTFGLSVALQNVALLVFGAQTRVVSPPYQGSTISLAGLSFGVPQFAAFLLSLGILGGLYGFLGRTRLGFAVRAVAQNRVAPGLLGIEKEQVYLLAFGLSAAIAGVAGVMLSVVLYASPTVGFAYTLKAFAIVVMAGLGNLRGVIPAAIILALAEALVSTYLPGGGGWVEAVFFLVIFVALTWRSWQEVFARRWKRGRAL, encoded by the coding sequence ATGGAGCTGCTGCTGCAAACCCTCATCAACGGCGTGCTGGCCGCCGGGATCTACGCCTTGGTGGCCAGCGGGCTGGCCCTGGCGGTGGGCGTAGTGGGCATCGTCAACTTCGCCCACGGCGAGTTTTTGATGATCGGGGCCTTCGTCTCCTACTGGATGTTCAGCTACTTTGGCCTCGATCCCCTCCTCTCGCTGGGCATCGCTGCGCTGGTGGTCTTTTTGGTAGGAGCGGCCAGCTACTATGGCCTGATCCGCCCCGTCCTTGCCGCGCCCGAACTCAACCAGATGCTCCTGACCTTCGGGCTCTCGGTGGCTTTGCAGAACGTGGCGTTGCTGGTGTTTGGGGCCCAGACCCGGGTGGTGAGCCCCCCCTACCAGGGCAGCACGATCAGCCTGGCCGGGCTCTCCTTTGGGGTTCCCCAGTTCGCGGCGTTTTTGCTCTCGTTGGGCATACTGGGCGGGCTTTACGGGTTCTTAGGCCGCACCCGCCTGGGCTTCGCGGTGCGGGCGGTGGCGCAGAACCGGGTCGCGCCGGGGCTTTTGGGGATCGAGAAAGAGCAGGTGTACCTGCTGGCCTTCGGCCTTAGCGCGGCCATTGCCGGGGTGGCGGGGGTAATGCTCTCGGTGGTGCTATATGCCTCGCCCACGGTGGGCTTCGCCTATACCCTCAAGGCCTTCGCCATCGTGGTCATGGCCGGGCTGGGCAACCTGCGCGGGGTGATCCCCGCGGCGATCATTCTGGCCCTGGCCGAAGCCCTCGTAAGCACTTACCTGCCGGGCGGAGGGGGCTGGGTGGAGGCGGTGTTCTTCCTGGTGATCTTCGTGGCGCTCACCTGGCGTAGCTGGCAGGAGGTCTTCGCGAGGCGATGGAAGCGCGGGAGGGCACTTTGA
- a CDS encoding 3-hydroxybutyrate dehydrogenase, producing the protein MQLQGKTALITGAGSGIGKAIAEVFAREGAKVILNDLSPSGGELARALGGSFIQADLSRQEAVEELARKALEGGPVDILVNNAGLQRIHPVEEFPEETWNLMLQVLLSAPFQLIKYTLPGMKAKRWGRILNIASLHGLVASPFKSAYISAKHGLLGLTKTVALEVAEYGITCNAICPAYVNTPLVQAQIADQARTLHIPESEVVERVMLAPAAIKRLIEPWEVAEYALFLASDKAGAITGSAQVIDLGWTAR; encoded by the coding sequence ATGCAGCTGCAAGGAAAAACCGCGCTGATCACCGGGGCCGGGAGTGGTATCGGCAAGGCCATCGCCGAGGTCTTTGCCCGCGAGGGCGCCAAGGTCATCCTCAACGACCTCTCCCCAAGCGGCGGAGAGCTCGCCCGGGCGCTGGGAGGAAGCTTCATCCAGGCTGACCTCTCGCGCCAAGAAGCGGTCGAGGAGCTCGCCCGGAAGGCGCTGGAGGGAGGCCCGGTGGACATCTTGGTCAACAACGCCGGGCTCCAGCGCATCCACCCGGTAGAGGAATTTCCCGAGGAAACCTGGAACCTGATGCTCCAGGTACTCCTAAGCGCGCCCTTCCAGCTCATCAAGTACACCCTGCCAGGGATGAAGGCTAAGCGCTGGGGCCGTATTCTCAACATCGCGAGCCTGCACGGCCTGGTGGCCAGCCCCTTCAAGTCGGCGTACATCTCGGCCAAACACGGGCTGCTGGGCCTCACCAAAACCGTCGCGCTGGAGGTGGCCGAGTACGGCATCACCTGCAACGCGATCTGTCCCGCCTACGTCAATACCCCCCTCGTCCAGGCGCAGATCGCCGACCAAGCCCGCACCCTACACATCCCTGAGAGCGAGGTGGTGGAGAGGGTGATGCTGGCCCCGGCAGCCATCAAGCGCTTGATCGAGCCCTGGGAGGTAGCCGAATACGCCCTGTTCCTGGCCTCCGACAAAGCTGGGGCCATCACCGGGTCGGCCCAGGTCATCGATCTGGGCTGGACAGCCCGCTAG
- a CDS encoding branched-chain amino acid ABC transporter permease — protein sequence MEAREGTLILVGMVLLLALFLPGLPLGAWRAFLLDTAQFAFIVTGLALSWDLLARTGQLSLAHGAFFGLGAYAAALAAPGLGTIPALLVGMAIAAASSLLLGLATLRLQGMYFAIATLAFSEVMRTLVLKAQFTGGSIGLPVPPAFGGQLPLGGYYLAVTVLAGCALVSLGVSQSRLHYAMAATRQGEAVARVLGVPVVRVKLLVFAISAALAGLAGGVYGMKTLFLTPYDAFGLARAVEALVIPIFGGLYTTAGPLVGGILLVGLETWLRLRIGEGYLVVYGVILVLTILFLPKGLVGLVRSRSKPIPSSSPQGEQHV from the coding sequence ATGGAAGCGCGGGAGGGCACTTTGATCCTGGTCGGGATGGTACTCCTTTTGGCCCTGTTTCTGCCGGGGCTGCCGCTGGGGGCATGGCGGGCCTTTCTGCTCGACACGGCGCAGTTCGCCTTCATCGTTACCGGGCTAGCCCTCTCCTGGGATCTGCTGGCCCGCACCGGTCAGCTCTCCCTGGCGCACGGGGCGTTCTTTGGGCTGGGAGCTTACGCGGCGGCCTTGGCGGCCCCAGGGCTGGGGACGATCCCTGCGCTCTTGGTAGGGATGGCCATAGCTGCCGCCTCGAGCCTGCTGCTCGGCCTCGCTACCTTACGCCTACAGGGGATGTACTTCGCCATCGCCACCTTGGCCTTCTCCGAGGTGATGCGCACTCTGGTGCTCAAAGCCCAGTTCACCGGGGGCTCCATCGGCCTGCCGGTGCCGCCCGCTTTCGGGGGGCAACTCCCGCTGGGAGGCTACTACCTGGCGGTGACGGTGCTAGCGGGGTGCGCACTGGTGAGCCTGGGGGTGAGCCAAAGCCGCCTCCACTATGCGATGGCCGCCACCCGCCAGGGGGAGGCCGTGGCGCGGGTGCTGGGGGTGCCGGTGGTGCGGGTCAAGCTGCTGGTGTTTGCCATTTCAGCGGCCTTAGCCGGGCTCGCGGGCGGGGTGTATGGGATGAAAACCCTCTTTCTCACCCCTTACGACGCCTTTGGGCTGGCGCGGGCCGTGGAGGCCCTGGTCATCCCCATCTTCGGCGGGCTCTACACCACGGCGGGGCCGCTTGTGGGCGGGATCTTGCTGGTGGGGCTCGAGACCTGGCTGCGCCTGCGCATCGGCGAGGGATATCTGGTGGTGTACGGGGTGATCCTCGTACTGACCATCCTCTTCCTGCCCAAAGGGCTCGTCGGGTTGGTCAGATCTCGCTCCAAACCCATCCCCAGCTCGAGCCCGCAGGGGGAACAGCATGTCTAG
- the coxB gene encoding cytochrome c oxidase subunit II: MQALAVALTLVAMIVATIFLTVAKVWWFAPLASNWGSLDTLIVITFAVTGLALVGVNLFIAYSVYYHRAQKDRKALFFVDNPRLEWGLIAVTTVGIVVLLGPGLYYYAQLIRPPQNHMVVEVLTQQWLWSYRYPGKDGVLGPASIKRFTPANQFGLDPQAPASQDDIPVLGGPLALPVGQPVLLRMRSNDVIHSFYVPEFRVKWDVVPGMVTEVWFTPTKTGEFQVICAELCGVGHYSMVGKVVVMEPDAFQKWLSERPTVAQIFGPSPKAQR, from the coding sequence ATGCAAGCTCTGGCGGTGGCCCTCACCCTGGTTGCTATGATTGTGGCGACGATCTTTTTGACCGTCGCTAAGGTGTGGTGGTTCGCCCCCTTGGCCTCTAATTGGGGGTCGCTCGATACCCTCATCGTCATCACTTTTGCCGTTACCGGTTTGGCGCTGGTGGGGGTCAATCTCTTCATCGCCTACTCGGTGTACTATCACCGTGCCCAGAAGGACCGCAAAGCGCTCTTCTTCGTGGATAATCCCCGGCTGGAGTGGGGGTTGATCGCGGTCACTACCGTAGGGATTGTGGTGTTGTTGGGGCCTGGGCTTTACTACTACGCCCAGCTCATCCGCCCCCCGCAAAACCATATGGTGGTAGAGGTGCTGACCCAACAATGGCTATGGAGCTATCGTTACCCGGGTAAAGACGGTGTCTTGGGCCCGGCCAGCATCAAACGTTTCACCCCGGCCAACCAGTTCGGCTTAGACCCCCAGGCCCCCGCCAGCCAGGACGACATCCCCGTGCTGGGTGGCCCGTTGGCTTTGCCTGTAGGCCAGCCGGTGTTGCTGCGAATGCGCTCCAACGATGTGATCCACAGTTTTTATGTCCCAGAGTTCCGGGTTAAGTGGGATGTCGTGCCGGGGATGGTCACCGAGGTATGGTTTACCCCCACCAAGACTGGCGAGTTCCAGGTGATCTGCGCTGAGCTATGCGGGGTGGGGCATTACAGCATGGTGGGGAAAGTGGTGGTGATGGAGCCAGACGCTTTCCAAAAGTGGCTCTCTGAGCGCCCTACCGTGGCTCAGATATTTGGCCCCAGCCCTAAAGCCCAGCGGTAG
- a CDS encoding cbb3-type cytochrome c oxidase subunit I: MAHYNPGYHDHYVGPEPKSWWTRYVFCQDHKVIGIQYALTALFVGAVGMVLSWGMRLQLGFPGQFSFIDPSRYYQAVTQHGMIMVIYLLTAFLLGTFGNLLIPLMLGARDMAFPFVNMLSYWAYLLSVLVLLASFFVPGGPTGGGWTLYPPQTILKGTPGSDLGIVLMLVSLILFIIGFTMGGLNYVTTVLQLRTKGMTLMRMPLAVWGIFVATILALLAFPALFVGCIMLLLDRLAGSSFFIPTIVQFGQLQPHEGGSPLLFQHLFWYFGHPEVYIVILPAMGVISEIIAVHARKPIFGYPMMVLSILVIGALSFVVWAHHMYTSGMNPYFGFLFAVTTLIVAIPSAVKVFNWVLTLWRGNIHLTTPMLFAIGFLNTFLIGGLTGLFLGNVVLDFPLQDTYFVVAHFHMVMGVAAIVAIFAGIYHWFPKVTGRLMNETLGKIHFWVTFVGTYAIFLPMHYIGLTGVPRRYYDFNNLQFVPESVHSLERFITVVALIVGAAQLLFAYNLVHSIFWGKHSGQNPWRAATLEWVAPTPAPHGNWGPVPPPVVYRWPYDYSVPGEAEDFIPQNRPTLQPQAAGGGGE; this comes from the coding sequence ATGGCGCACTACAACCCTGGCTATCACGATCACTACGTCGGCCCGGAACCCAAAAGCTGGTGGACCCGGTATGTATTCTGCCAAGACCACAAGGTCATCGGAATCCAGTACGCCCTCACCGCGCTCTTTGTAGGAGCGGTGGGAATGGTGCTTTCCTGGGGCATGCGCTTGCAGCTAGGGTTTCCCGGCCAGTTCTCCTTCATTGACCCCAGCCGCTACTACCAGGCGGTAACCCAGCATGGGATGATCATGGTGATCTACTTGCTGACGGCGTTTTTGCTGGGGACTTTTGGCAACCTCCTGATCCCCCTCATGCTGGGGGCCAGGGACATGGCTTTCCCCTTCGTCAACATGCTCAGCTACTGGGCTTATCTGCTCTCCGTGTTAGTGCTGCTGGCGAGCTTCTTTGTTCCGGGCGGCCCTACCGGGGGTGGCTGGACCCTCTATCCCCCTCAGACCATCCTCAAAGGAACCCCAGGTTCGGACCTAGGCATCGTGCTGATGCTGGTCTCGCTGATTCTGTTCATCATCGGCTTCACCATGGGTGGGCTCAATTACGTCACCACCGTGCTGCAGTTGCGCACCAAAGGCATGACCCTGATGCGGATGCCGCTTGCGGTATGGGGGATTTTTGTGGCGACCATCCTGGCCTTGCTGGCTTTCCCAGCGCTCTTTGTGGGCTGCATAATGCTGCTCCTCGACCGGTTGGCGGGCTCTTCGTTCTTCATCCCGACCATCGTACAGTTCGGCCAACTCCAGCCGCACGAGGGGGGCAGCCCGCTTTTGTTCCAGCACCTCTTCTGGTACTTCGGCCATCCCGAGGTCTACATCGTGATTCTTCCGGCGATGGGGGTGATTTCCGAGATCATCGCGGTGCACGCGCGCAAACCGATCTTCGGTTACCCCATGATGGTGCTCTCGATTTTGGTGATCGGGGCTTTGAGCTTTGTGGTATGGGCCCATCACATGTACACCAGCGGGATGAATCCTTACTTTGGTTTCCTCTTTGCCGTGACCACGCTAATTGTGGCCATACCTTCTGCGGTTAAGGTGTTCAACTGGGTGCTGACGTTATGGCGGGGCAACATTCACCTCACCACCCCCATGCTCTTCGCCATCGGCTTTCTCAACACGTTCTTGATCGGTGGGCTGACCGGGCTCTTCTTGGGCAACGTAGTGCTAGACTTTCCGCTTCAGGACACCTATTTCGTGGTGGCGCACTTCCACATGGTGATGGGGGTGGCAGCCATCGTGGCGATCTTCGCCGGGATCTACCACTGGTTTCCCAAGGTGACGGGTCGGCTGATGAACGAAACCCTGGGTAAGATTCACTTTTGGGTTACCTTTGTCGGTACCTACGCGATTTTCCTCCCGATGCACTACATCGGCCTCACCGGGGTTCCCCGCCGCTACTACGATTTCAATAACCTTCAGTTCGTCCCCGAATCGGTGCATAGCCTCGAGCGCTTTATCACCGTGGTGGCCCTTATCGTGGGGGCGGCCCAGCTGCTTTTTGCCTACAACCTGGTGCATAGCATCTTCTGGGGCAAGCATTCAGGGCAAAACCCCTGGCGTGCAGCCACCCTGGAGTGGGTGGCCCCCACCCCAGCCCCCCATGGCAACTGGGGCCCGGTACCCCCTCCAGTGGTGTACCGCTGGCCTTACGACTATAGCGTGCCTGGCGAGGCAGAAGACTTTATCCCGCAGAATCGGCCCACCCTCCAACCTCAGGCTGCGGGCGGCGGAGGTGAGTAG
- a CDS encoding alpha/beta fold hydrolase: protein MPKVSANGIELYYQMEGSMDSPVLVLANGIFQRVEAWEPLMPHLRGFRVLRYDMRGQGRSSTPPGVYTPQLHADDLEALLRALSIERYHLLGLSNGGIVAQVHAARQPAGLHKLILLCTTSRIDPLIRAKVESWRLGLEWGGPEGRLRIALPWIWGRAHLEAHPEVDSAASLEQMKLAAPTAEAQRNLMAGFFTLGDLRPQLRGVTAPTLVLSGEEDLLFPPLYAQEIAQAIPGAKHRVLPQTGHAAPAEVPTLLAQEIREFLEVDA, encoded by the coding sequence ATGCCTAAGGTCAGCGCGAACGGCATCGAACTCTACTACCAAATGGAAGGCAGCATGGACAGCCCTGTGCTGGTGCTGGCCAACGGCATCTTTCAGCGGGTCGAGGCTTGGGAGCCCTTAATGCCGCACCTGAGGGGGTTTAGGGTCTTGCGCTACGACATGCGCGGACAAGGGCGCTCGAGCACCCCCCCAGGGGTCTACACCCCCCAGCTCCACGCCGATGACCTGGAGGCGCTGCTCAGGGCGCTGAGCATCGAGCGCTACCACCTGCTGGGCCTCTCCAACGGCGGGATCGTGGCCCAGGTCCACGCGGCGCGCCAACCTGCTGGCCTGCACAAGCTGATCCTGCTCTGCACCACATCTCGGATTGACCCGCTGATCCGGGCCAAGGTCGAGAGCTGGCGGCTCGGGCTGGAATGGGGCGGCCCCGAGGGACGACTGCGCATCGCCTTGCCCTGGATCTGGGGACGGGCCCATCTCGAGGCCCACCCCGAGGTAGACAGCGCAGCTTCGTTGGAGCAGATGAAGCTCGCCGCCCCTACCGCAGAGGCCCAGCGCAACCTGATGGCCGGGTTCTTCACCCTCGGCGACCTGCGGCCCCAACTGCGCGGCGTCACCGCGCCGACCCTGGTGCTCTCGGGCGAGGAGGACCTGCTGTTTCCCCCCCTATACGCCCAGGAGATTGCCCAAGCCATCCCGGGGGCCAAGCACCGGGTCTTACCCCAAACCGGGCACGCCGCCCCGGCCGAGGTGCCCACCCTTTTGGCCCAGGAAATCCGGGAGTTTTTGGAGGTGGATGCATGA
- a CDS encoding ABC transporter substrate-binding protein, whose product MKRGILAVVFILMGLAWAQTTARVGVLLPISTVAGKAALYGLQLAADQVNASGKVKLELVIADDGNAAAAAVPALTKLMTVDKVDIVIGGLSSGVTFALSGPVKQYGPLFLCIGAASSVVEQAFSGYDRFFHYHPWDYHNVAAAMEFFKYLYQQEGARKVAILYEDGPFGSAGIQTYQDQLKKVGFAVQAEPFKSGSGNFTAILTRFKSFKPDILYWIGYDVDALPIAAQTRQVGLEPKLIYGAPPAWPAGFEKNNLSNDIAGMTAWLPSVANNESRKFVSAYRKKYGEVTDEYMAPMGYTIVLSLGRALEAAGSADKDKLAEALAKVQMDTPFGPLSFKPSDTGKTKYQGFNQSIWLQFQYLEGSRRPVFPKERASRPLRYPGSY is encoded by the coding sequence ATGAAAAGAGGCATCTTAGCGGTTGTCTTCATCCTGATGGGCCTGGCTTGGGCCCAAACCACCGCCCGGGTAGGGGTGCTCCTGCCCATTTCCACCGTGGCCGGCAAAGCTGCCCTGTACGGCCTCCAACTGGCCGCCGACCAGGTCAACGCTTCCGGAAAGGTGAAGCTCGAGCTGGTCATCGCCGACGACGGCAACGCCGCGGCGGCGGCGGTCCCGGCCCTCACCAAGCTGATGACCGTGGACAAGGTGGATATCGTAATCGGCGGGCTCTCCTCCGGCGTGACCTTCGCGCTCTCCGGGCCGGTCAAGCAGTATGGGCCCCTCTTCCTCTGCATCGGCGCGGCCAGCAGCGTGGTCGAGCAGGCTTTCAGCGGCTATGATCGCTTCTTCCACTACCACCCCTGGGACTACCACAACGTCGCCGCCGCGATGGAGTTCTTCAAATACCTCTACCAACAGGAGGGCGCGCGCAAGGTGGCCATCCTCTACGAAGACGGCCCTTTCGGCTCGGCGGGCATCCAAACCTACCAAGACCAGCTGAAGAAGGTCGGATTTGCCGTGCAGGCCGAACCCTTCAAATCGGGTTCGGGGAACTTCACCGCGATCCTGACCCGCTTCAAATCCTTCAAGCCGGATATCCTCTACTGGATCGGCTACGACGTGGACGCCCTGCCCATCGCCGCCCAGACCCGTCAGGTGGGTCTCGAGCCCAAGCTCATCTACGGCGCGCCGCCGGCTTGGCCCGCTGGGTTTGAGAAGAATAACCTCTCCAACGATATCGCCGGCATGACCGCCTGGCTGCCCTCGGTGGCCAACAACGAGTCGCGCAAGTTTGTAAGCGCCTACCGCAAGAAGTACGGCGAGGTCACCGACGAGTACATGGCCCCCATGGGCTACACCATCGTGCTCTCCTTGGGTCGGGCCCTCGAGGCCGCTGGATCGGCGGACAAGGACAAACTCGCCGAAGCGCTGGCCAAGGTACAGATGGATACCCCCTTTGGGCCGCTTTCCTTCAAACCCTCCGACACCGGTAAGACCAAGTACCAGGGCTTCAACCAGAGCATCTGGCTGCAGTTCCAGTACCTCGAGGGCTCCCGCCGCCCGGTCTTCCCCAAGGAGCGGGCCAGCCGTCCGCTGCGCTACCCCGGCAGCTACTAG
- a CDS encoding ABC transporter ATP-binding protein, translated as MSSAVVLQLSRVTKRFGGLVAVNNASLEVRQGEILAVIGPNGAGKSTLLNLISGLYPTDAGTIRFLEADITLLPPEQRTWRGLGRAFQIVQPFPEMTVRENLLVGGIYGKPQTPLKTAHEVVEKVLRLTGLEPKAETPAGELTLLEDKRLEMARALCTQPKLLLLDEVMAGLRPAEAMEAVELVKKVRASGVAILFIEHLMPVVRALADRVVVMDYGQVIAEGRYDEVAQNAKVREAYLGRSA; from the coding sequence ATGTCTAGCGCGGTCGTGCTGCAACTTTCCAGGGTGACCAAGCGCTTTGGCGGGCTGGTGGCGGTCAACAACGCGAGCCTCGAGGTGCGCCAGGGCGAGATCCTGGCGGTGATCGGGCCCAACGGGGCCGGCAAGAGCACCCTCTTGAACCTGATCAGCGGGCTCTACCCCACTGACGCTGGCACAATACGTTTTCTCGAGGCCGACATCACCCTCCTTCCGCCCGAGCAACGCACCTGGCGGGGCCTGGGCCGGGCTTTCCAGATCGTGCAGCCCTTCCCCGAGATGACCGTGCGGGAAAACCTATTGGTAGGCGGCATCTATGGCAAGCCGCAAACCCCCTTGAAAACTGCGCACGAGGTGGTGGAGAAGGTGCTCAGGCTGACCGGCCTGGAGCCCAAAGCCGAGACCCCGGCGGGCGAGCTGACCCTGCTCGAGGACAAGCGGCTGGAGATGGCCCGGGCGCTTTGCACCCAACCCAAGCTGCTCCTGCTCGACGAGGTGATGGCCGGGCTACGGCCTGCCGAGGCGATGGAGGCGGTCGAACTGGTCAAGAAGGTCCGCGCCAGCGGGGTCGCGATCCTGTTCATCGAGCACCTGATGCCGGTGGTGCGGGCGCTGGCGGATCGGGTGGTGGTGATGGACTATGGCCAAGTCATCGCTGAAGGTCGCTACGACGAGGTGGCGCAAAACGCCAAAGTGCGCGAGGCGTATCTGGGGAGGAGCGCGTGA
- a CDS encoding MaoC family dehydratase, whose translation MRFRVGDSASYTQTISEASVAMFIGAVGDTNPLHVDAEYAKRSRFGERIAQGILVAGLISTCIGTKLPGVGAVYLGQTLRFLKPTKLGDTITATVTVKAIREDKPILTLTTICTNQRGEQVIEGEATVLYEEEA comes from the coding sequence ATGAGGTTTAGGGTCGGCGATTCGGCCAGCTACACCCAGACCATCAGCGAGGCCAGCGTGGCGATGTTCATCGGCGCAGTAGGGGATACCAATCCGCTCCACGTAGACGCAGAGTACGCCAAGCGCAGCCGCTTTGGCGAGCGGATCGCCCAGGGCATCTTGGTGGCCGGGCTGATCTCGACCTGTATCGGTACCAAGCTGCCAGGGGTCGGGGCGGTCTATCTAGGGCAGACCCTCAGGTTCCTCAAGCCCACCAAGCTGGGGGATACCATCACCGCGACCGTCACGGTCAAGGCCATCCGAGAGGATAAGCCCATCCTCACGCTAACGACCATCTGCACCAACCAGCGCGGGGAACAAGTCATCGAAGGAGAGGCAACGGTTTTGTACGAGGAGGAAGCATGA
- a CDS encoding cytochrome c oxidase subunit 3: protein MPQVKERDSLGGVHHRGGRGSGGGGGDPPPGAFPLPTAKIGVWILLAIVTVMFSALVSAYLVRMGLPDWKSSPKPGLLWLNTAVLACSSLFFQRAAWAARKGEAQGVRTGVRLGGVLGGLFILGQLLAWRQLQSLGFGMSSNPSSSFFYLITALHGLHLAGGLVAWAAVSARPTPLRIELCALYWHFLLAVWAALYGLLLLT from the coding sequence ATGCCCCAAGTGAAAGAGCGGGATAGCCTTGGCGGGGTCCACCACCGCGGAGGCCGGGGATCAGGCGGCGGGGGAGGGGATCCTCCCCCTGGAGCCTTCCCTCTACCCACCGCGAAGATCGGGGTATGGATCTTGTTAGCGATAGTCACGGTGATGTTCTCGGCCCTGGTGAGCGCTTACCTGGTGCGGATGGGCTTACCGGACTGGAAAAGCAGCCCTAAGCCGGGGCTTTTATGGCTCAACACCGCGGTGCTGGCTTGCTCGAGCCTGTTTTTCCAACGGGCTGCTTGGGCTGCCCGCAAAGGAGAGGCGCAGGGGGTCCGCACCGGGGTGCGGCTGGGCGGAGTCCTGGGGGGGCTCTTTATCCTGGGGCAACTGCTGGCCTGGAGGCAGCTGCAGAGCCTGGGCTTTGGGATGAGCAGCAACCCCTCCTCGAGCTTCTTCTACCTGATCACCGCCCTGCACGGCCTGCACCTGGCCGGCGGTCTGGTGGCCTGGGCAGCGGTGAGCGCCCGCCCCACCCCCCTCAGGATTGAACTTTGTGCCCTCTACTGGCACTTTCTGCTGGCGGTCTGGGCGGCGTTATACGGGCTGTTGCTATTGACTTGA
- a CDS encoding ABC transporter ATP-binding protein yields the protein MKLSVRDLTGGYAKAQVLFGVSLEVSQGELVALLGANGAGKTTLLRTVSGLMRPWGGSVRLDGRDLGGLSAAKRARLGLGHVPEGRQLFPLMSVEENLLLGAAFLAWEGRQENLERIYALFPRLAERRRQLAGTMSGGEQQMLAIGRALMGRPKLLMVDEPSLGLSPKLAEEVLLTLSRVKAEGIGVLLVEQNVAMSLEVADRGYVMEHGKVMLSGLADQLVRDEGVRKAYLAL from the coding sequence ATGAAGCTTAGCGTCCGCGACCTCACCGGCGGCTACGCCAAGGCCCAGGTGCTCTTCGGGGTGAGCCTCGAGGTCTCCCAGGGCGAGCTGGTGGCGCTGCTAGGCGCCAACGGGGCCGGCAAAACCACCCTGCTGCGCACCGTTTCCGGGCTGATGCGGCCCTGGGGCGGGAGTGTACGGCTAGATGGGCGCGACCTCGGCGGGCTCTCCGCCGCAAAACGCGCCCGGCTGGGCCTGGGGCACGTCCCCGAGGGGCGGCAGCTCTTCCCTCTCATGAGCGTCGAGGAAAACCTCCTGTTGGGAGCAGCTTTCCTGGCTTGGGAAGGTCGGCAGGAGAACCTCGAGCGCATCTATGCCCTCTTCCCTCGCCTGGCCGAACGGCGCAGGCAACTGGCCGGGACCATGTCCGGCGGCGAACAGCAGATGCTGGCCATCGGGCGGGCCCTGATGGGGCGGCCCAAGCTTTTGATGGTGGACGAACCCAGCCTGGGCCTCTCCCCCAAGCTGGCCGAGGAGGTGCTCCTGACGCTCTCGAGGGTCAAGGCGGAGGGCATCGGGGTGCTTTTGGTCGAGCAGAACGTGGCCATGAGCCTGGAGGTGGCCGACCGAGGGTATGTGATGGAGCACGGCAAAGTGATGCTCTCGGGTCTGGCAGACCAGCTCGTGCGCGACGAAGGCGTGCGGAAAGCGTATCTGGCTCTATAG